The following are from one region of the Anaeropeptidivorans aminofermentans genome:
- a CDS encoding methyl-accepting chemotaxis protein: MRKLSKIKSVKSKIRGLTSGIVILLIVSQLVLSLVMIRRLVSETEKSALENYDKGLINSSQIAMSIAEYNYAQYQNGQISENQMKEAIKNEIISMRFNDGNGYLWIDDSEGVCVAHPVTENTGQERINNQDANGVYYIQEIIKAGDSGEGFSEYSFPKIDSGDVAYAKRAYTQKFEPLGWYISTGDYIDDIEARVSVTREMGSNIFIALAVVIIALGFFFVFIFSKFTDVFTVPLERIDNQIQKFSAGEPDLMDNIRNMKVGTKEFIGLKESAFKLSEILMKLTSELKAIAEEHKAGNTNAFMNIDEYEGMFKEVAIGVNEMLGAYITDNKELLRGLRSISAGDFNAEIRQFSGYRGAANKIIDELRGRLKNISSQINYLIESASEGDLSVRADIADNKGDWKHLLEGLNNLMEGFQKPVDDLMISLNNMAKGKLDSYIETEYSGVFDDMKYAANNMSKEISSYISEISGLLNEMAHNYNYSNTITREYLGDFEAIRISINDMVNGMSEMLSTMRDSSHHMLSGNNQVSESAAQLSMGADTQIQSINSLAEAISSMDESIINNTESTREATKLVAESQFHAKEGGRRMGLLLDAVTEVETYSKKMNEIMKTLNDIAFQTNLLALNAAVEASRAGQYGKGFTVVAEEVRNLSVKSKESADETTGLIENSLKKIQESVKFAGQTSQSFNIIANDIDKVTDIVEKVAEVSEKQVSGVEIIRNSINNIVDVSQNNAAMSEELAAATEELSSQNAVLNNLIDKYVI, translated from the coding sequence ATGAGAAAATTATCAAAAATTAAGTCTGTAAAGAGTAAAATACGAGGCCTTACTTCAGGGATAGTTATTCTTTTAATTGTTTCTCAGTTGGTTCTATCCTTGGTGATGATAAGACGGCTTGTTTCAGAAACAGAAAAGTCGGCTTTGGAGAATTATGACAAAGGGCTTATCAATAGCTCTCAAATTGCAATGAGTATAGCTGAATATAATTATGCACAGTATCAAAACGGGCAAATATCCGAAAATCAAATGAAAGAAGCCATAAAAAATGAGATTATATCCATGCGGTTTAACGATGGCAACGGATATTTATGGATAGATGATTCAGAGGGTGTATGTGTTGCGCATCCTGTTACAGAAAACACTGGGCAGGAAAGGATTAACAATCAAGATGCAAACGGTGTTTATTATATTCAGGAAATTATTAAAGCCGGTGATTCGGGAGAGGGATTTTCAGAATACAGCTTTCCCAAAATAGACAGCGGAGACGTTGCCTATGCAAAGAGGGCATACACACAGAAATTTGAGCCTTTAGGCTGGTACATAAGCACAGGAGACTATATTGATGATATAGAAGCCAGAGTAAGCGTTACAAGAGAAATGGGAAGCAATATATTTATAGCTTTAGCTGTTGTAATAATTGCTTTGGGATTTTTCTTTGTATTTATTTTTTCAAAGTTTACAGATGTGTTTACTGTTCCTTTGGAACGAATTGATAATCAAATTCAGAAGTTTTCTGCCGGTGAGCCTGATCTTATGGATAATATAAGAAACATGAAGGTCGGCACCAAAGAATTTATAGGGCTTAAAGAAAGCGCCTTTAAGCTTTCGGAAATACTGATGAAATTAACATCTGAGCTTAAGGCAATTGCTGAGGAGCATAAAGCCGGAAATACTAATGCCTTTATGAATATAGACGAATATGAAGGTATGTTTAAAGAGGTAGCAATCGGTGTCAATGAAATGCTTGGGGCATATATTACCGATAATAAAGAGCTTTTAAGAGGGTTAAGGTCTATCAGTGCCGGAGATTTTAACGCTGAGATAAGGCAGTTCTCCGGTTACAGAGGGGCCGCCAATAAGATTATTGATGAGCTTAGAGGAAGGCTTAAAAACATATCTTCTCAAATAAATTATTTAATTGAAAGTGCAAGCGAAGGGGATCTTTCCGTAAGGGCCGATATTGCGGATAATAAAGGGGATTGGAAACATCTTCTTGAAGGCCTTAATAATCTTATGGAAGGCTTCCAGAAGCCGGTTGACGATCTTATGATTAGCCTTAACAATATGGCTAAGGGCAAGCTGGATTCTTATATTGAAACCGAGTACAGCGGAGTTTTCGATGATATGAAGTATGCGGCAAATAATATGTCAAAAGAAATTTCCTCTTATATATCGGAAATTTCCGGCCTTTTGAATGAAATGGCTCACAATTATAATTACAGCAATACCATAACAAGAGAATATTTAGGTGATTTTGAAGCCATAAGAATCTCCATAAACGACATGGTAAACGGAATGAGCGAAATGCTTTCTACTATGAGAGATTCTTCTCATCATATGCTTTCGGGAAATAACCAGGTATCCGAGTCCGCAGCCCAGCTTTCCATGGGGGCAGATACACAGATACAGTCAATTAATAGCCTTGCTGAGGCCATATCCAGTATGGATGAAAGCATCATAAACAATACGGAAAGCACAAGAGAAGCGACGAAGCTTGTTGCTGAAAGCCAGTTTCATGCCAAGGAAGGCGGAAGAAGAATGGGTCTTCTGCTTGACGCCGTAACAGAAGTCGAAACTTACTCAAAGAAAATGAATGAAATTATGAAAACATTAAACGATATCGCCTTCCAAACAAATCTTCTTGCGCTGAATGCTGCCGTTGAAGCATCCAGGGCAGGGCAATACGGCAAGGGATTTACAGTGGTTGCGGAGGAGGTTAGAAATCTTTCCGTAAAAAGCAAAGAATCTGCCGATGAAACTACAGGGCTTATAGAAAACTCCCTTAAAAAGATACAGGAAAGCGTTAAATTTGCAGGGCAGACAAGCCAGTCCTTTAATATAATTGCAAATGATATAGATAAGGTTACGGATATTGTTGAAAAAGTAGCCGAGGTTTCTGAAAAACAGGTGTCCGGTGTTGAAATTATAAGAAACAGCATAAATAATATTGTTGACGTATCTCAGAATAACGCCGCCATGTCTGAAGAGCTTGCTGCCGCTACGGAAGAGCTTTCAAGCCAAAATGCGGTTCTCAACAATTTAATAGATAAATATGTAATTTAA
- a CDS encoding LURP-one-related/scramblase family protein, with translation MKLYINQRVFSIGDKYDVYNENDEAVLQVESEIFTIGARIHILDASGNEIYYIKQKLKLFLAEYEIYSGDNLLANVIQEFSFFNKNISIESVYGSYRIEGDLFGMDFDIIKDGRLFGSVSKKWLSFGDSYELYIPDEADYAFFAALVIAIDNCIHNENRG, from the coding sequence ATGAAACTTTATATAAACCAAAGGGTTTTTTCCATAGGAGATAAATATGATGTTTACAATGAAAACGATGAGGCCGTGTTGCAGGTTGAAAGCGAGATCTTTACAATAGGAGCCAGAATACATATTTTAGATGCTTCTGGAAATGAAATTTATTATATAAAGCAGAAGCTTAAGCTTTTTCTTGCAGAATATGAAATTTATTCCGGCGATAACCTTTTAGCAAATGTGATACAGGAGTTCTCCTTCTTTAATAAAAACATAAGTATAGAAAGCGTATATGGAAGCTATCGGATTGAAGGCGATTTATTCGGAATGGATTTTGATATCATAAAAGACGGAAGGCTTTTCGGTTCTGTTTCAAAGAAATGGTTAAGCTTTGGAGATTCTTATGAGCTTTATATCCCCGATGAGGCGGATTATGCCTTTTTTGCTGCTCTTGTTATAGCCATAGATAATTGTATTCATAATGAAAACAGAGGTTGA
- a CDS encoding divergent polysaccharide deacetylase family protein, which yields MKIFVFNGPKAINGFFTFIFAFIILYFGFFSEIKAVTVSSEPMKTTYLAIIIDDFGNDTDGTKEFMYMDAPFTGAVMPSMPHSYEEGKQLYENNKDVILHLPMEPVNGKRSWLPDKAILSQSTEDEAKEVVHFGLDEIRYCVGINNHMGSKVMEDEKLLRAVLEVAKEKNLVFVDSGTTNKSKARDIGEEMGITVLQRDIFLDGTKDVSKIEKNLKKAANIAMKKGYAVAIGHVGQEGGKATASAIKNTMPYFEENNVQLITISELIKIIQEGLI from the coding sequence ATGAAAATATTTGTGTTTAACGGGCCTAAAGCTATAAACGGTTTCTTTACATTTATATTTGCGTTTATAATTTTATATTTCGGTTTTTTTTCTGAAATAAAAGCTGTGACCGTATCAAGCGAACCAATGAAAACTACTTATCTTGCAATCATTATTGACGATTTTGGAAACGATACCGACGGAACAAAGGAATTTATGTATATGGACGCTCCCTTTACAGGAGCAGTTATGCCATCTATGCCCCATTCTTACGAAGAGGGAAAGCAGCTTTATGAAAATAATAAAGACGTTATACTGCATCTTCCCATGGAGCCTGTAAACGGAAAAAGGTCATGGCTTCCCGATAAAGCCATATTATCTCAATCTACGGAAGACGAAGCAAAGGAAGTAGTCCATTTTGGACTTGATGAAATACGCTACTGCGTAGGCATCAATAACCATATGGGGTCTAAGGTAATGGAAGATGAGAAACTTTTAAGGGCAGTGCTTGAAGTTGCAAAGGAAAAGAATCTTGTATTTGTTGATTCAGGAACCACCAATAAGTCCAAGGCCAGAGATATAGGAGAGGAAATGGGTATTACGGTACTGCAAAGAGACATATTCCTTGATGGAACAAAAGATGTTTCCAAAATAGAGAAAAATCTTAAAAAGGCCGCTAATATAGCCATGAAAAAAGGCTATGCCGTAGCCATAGGCCACGTTGGGCAGGAAGGCGGGAAGGCCACAGCCTCGGCAATAAAAAATACCATGCCCTATTTTGAAGAAAACAATGTCCAGCTGATAACCATATCAGAACTTATAAAAATTATACAGGAAGGCTTGATATAA